In Oharaeibacter diazotrophicus, the genomic window TGGAGTGGACGCGCAGCATGCGCGCCGACCACGCGCTGATCGCCGCCGACTTCGGCCCCGCATTCCTGATCGTCGGTGCGATCAGCCTGATCTCGCTGGTGTTCTTCGTACGGCTGCCGCCGGGCGCCGGCGCCGAGGTCTCGGGCCACCGCGCCCGGCCGGTGCCGGTCGCGGCGGAGCTTCAGGACCCCAGCCGTGTCGAAGGGTCGATGTGAGCGCCGGTCCAGCGCGCCGCGCGCCAGGGCGCCCACCAGCGGTGCCCGGGCGGCAGCGCCTCCGGGATGGGATCGTAGCCGTCGGCACCCCACGGGTTGCACCGCAGGATGCGGGCGAGGCCGATCCAGCCGCCGGTCCACAGGCCGAAGCGGGCGATCGCCTCGTCGGTATAGGCCGAGCAGGTCGGGGCGTAACGGCACTGCCGGCCGATCAGCGGCGACAGCGTCAGTTGGTAGAGGCGGATCGCGGCCCGGCCGATCAACCGGCCGGGCGTGCGGGGTGCCGGATCCCCGGGGCGGCAGGCGGCGCACATGCCGTCAGATCCGGGTGTCGGACACGGGGACGTCACTCCGCCGCGCCGTCGGCGGTCGCCGCCGCGCGCTTGCGTTCGATCTGGTCGAGGCAGTCGACCACCGCGTCGAAAGTCAGCAGCGTCGAGGCGTGACGGGCCTTGAAGTCGCGCACCGGTTCGAGGAAGCGGAAGTCCTCGAAGCGGCCGGCCGGCGGCGGACCGTTCTCCTTCAGCATCCGGCGCATGGTGTCGCGCAGGTCGCGCAGCTCCGGCGCCGTGGCCCCGACCACCGTGCGCGCCATGATCGACGACGACGCCTGGCCGAGGGCGCAGGCCTTGACGTCGTGCGCGAAGTCGACGACGCGGTCGCCGTCGAGCTTCAGGTCGACGATCACGGTGGAACCACAGAGTTTTGAATGCGCCTTGGCGCTCGCGTCCGGCTCGGCGAGGCGGCCGAGACGGGCGATGTTTCCGGCGAAGTCCAGGATCCTGGCGTTGTAGATGTCGTCGATCATGACAATCGGCCGCGGAACCGAGTACTCGCTTCCGCTCTTCGAGGGGACGGGTCGCCTTTCAAGGCGTTCTGGTCCCGCGTATATAAGCGAGCCCGGCCGGATCCGCCATCGCCGCCGGGAGGCGCGTCGGCATGCCGTCGCGTGGTCCGATCCTCGCGCCGGGACGTAAGACGGGTGGATTACACGAAGTCAGGGAGTTTCCCCATGGACGCCATCCTCACGCCGGCCGGCCTG contains:
- a CDS encoding iron-sulfur cluster assembly scaffold protein codes for the protein MIDDIYNARILDFAGNIARLGRLAEPDASAKAHSKLCGSTVIVDLKLDGDRVVDFAHDVKACALGQASSSIMARTVVGATAPELRDLRDTMRRMLKENGPPPAGRFEDFRFLEPVRDFKARHASTLLTFDAVVDCLDQIERKRAAATADGAAE
- the yidD gene encoding membrane protein insertion efficiency factor YidD, with translation MCAACRPGDPAPRTPGRLIGRAAIRLYQLTLSPLIGRQCRYAPTCSAYTDEAIARFGLWTGGWIGLARILRCNPWGADGYDPIPEALPPGHRWWAPWRAARWTGAHIDPSTRLGS